One Tomitella gaofuii DNA segment encodes these proteins:
- a CDS encoding DHH family phosphoesterase, whose amino-acid sequence MSTEVARPVGADDAARLLRAASSVTVLSHVNPDADTIGSALALALALERAGIPVRTSFPAPHRLPRSLTLLPGTHLLCPPEEVPADSAVAVAVDCSSSDRLGELAGVLDSSGTALVVDHHSTNTGFGDVALVDPQAQSTTVIVERILRAWGTPVDADIAQCLYAGLVTDTGGLRRADTASLRLTADLLETGFDGPALLRGLMDSHPFAWLPMLGTVLARARLDREAVGGLGMVHTAIHLEDARGVEWEEVESVIDIVRTSDEAEVAVVLKERPSHDGAPHGLWSVSLRSRGTVDVAAVARGLGGGGHRAAAGYPAAGSHDDVLAELRAALGR is encoded by the coding sequence GTGAGCACGGAGGTGGCGCGGCCGGTGGGGGCCGACGATGCGGCGCGTTTGCTGCGCGCGGCGTCCTCGGTCACCGTGCTCTCGCACGTCAACCCGGACGCGGACACGATCGGCAGCGCGCTGGCGCTGGCGCTCGCGCTCGAGCGTGCCGGAATACCGGTGCGCACGTCGTTCCCGGCGCCCCACCGGCTGCCCCGGTCGCTGACGCTGCTGCCCGGGACGCACCTGCTGTGCCCGCCGGAGGAAGTCCCCGCGGACAGTGCGGTGGCGGTGGCGGTGGACTGCAGCAGCAGCGACCGCCTCGGTGAACTCGCCGGTGTGCTTGACTCCTCCGGCACCGCGCTCGTGGTGGACCACCACAGCACGAACACGGGATTCGGCGACGTCGCACTGGTCGACCCGCAGGCCCAGTCGACCACCGTCATCGTCGAACGGATCCTGCGCGCGTGGGGCACGCCGGTGGATGCCGACATCGCCCAGTGCCTCTACGCCGGGCTCGTCACCGACACGGGCGGCCTGCGGCGGGCCGACACCGCCTCGCTGCGCTTGACCGCCGACCTGCTGGAGACCGGATTCGACGGCCCCGCGTTGCTGCGGGGCCTGATGGATTCGCATCCGTTCGCCTGGCTGCCGATGCTCGGCACGGTCCTGGCCCGCGCGCGCCTGGACCGGGAGGCGGTGGGGGGTCTCGGCATGGTCCACACGGCGATCCACCTCGAGGATGCCCGCGGTGTGGAGTGGGAAGAGGTGGAGAGCGTCATCGACATCGTGCGCACCAGCGACGAGGCCGAGGTCGCCGTGGTGCTCAAGGAAAGGCCCTCGCACGACGGCGCTCCACACGGGCTGTGGTCGGTGTCGCTCCGGTCGCGGGGGACGGTCGACGTCGCCGCCGTGGCGCGGGGCCTGGGCGGGGGCGGGCACCGGGCGGCTGCGGGCTATCCGGCGGCGGGCTCGCACGACGACGTGCTGGCGGAACTGCGTGCAGCCCTCGGCCGATGA
- the rbfA gene encoding 30S ribosome-binding factor RbfA: MADHARARRLAKRIGAIVATAIQHEVKDPQLEYVTITDTRVTNDLHDATVYFTVRGESVDAEPDVQAATEALERAKGQLRTLVGAGTGVRFTPTLSFVADTVPDTARRMEELLARAREADEAVARGAVGARPAGDADPYRRPAGEDTDDAADGAGPAGDAG; the protein is encoded by the coding sequence ATGGCAGATCACGCACGTGCCAGGAGGCTGGCGAAGAGGATCGGCGCGATCGTGGCCACGGCGATCCAACACGAGGTGAAGGACCCTCAGCTCGAGTACGTCACCATCACCGACACACGGGTCACCAACGATCTGCACGACGCCACCGTCTATTTCACCGTGCGCGGTGAGTCGGTGGACGCGGAGCCCGACGTGCAGGCGGCCACCGAGGCACTGGAACGGGCGAAGGGACAGTTGCGCACCCTCGTCGGTGCGGGCACGGGTGTGCGGTTCACGCCCACGCTGTCCTTCGTGGCGGACACGGTCCCGGACACCGCGCGGCGCATGGAGGAGCTGCTGGCGCGGGCGCGCGAGGCCGACGAGGCGGTGGCGCGCGGCGCGGTCGGTGCGCGCCCGGCCGGGGACGCCGACCCGTACCGCCGTCCCGCCGGCGAGGACACCGACGACGCCGCGGACGGTGCCGGGCCGGCCGGCGACGCGGGCTGA
- a CDS encoding YlxR family protein encodes MARFGTEARHRSGESAAPVRTCVGCRGRGFRSDLLRVVFRPGREAKAGVSAPHDAAAASVVPDPRRRLPGRGAWIHPAWECMRAAERRRAFARALRVRGNPDTRPLVEYMAQTVPVRDGADGR; translated from the coding sequence ATGGCCCGATTCGGCACGGAAGCACGGCACCGGAGTGGCGAGAGCGCCGCGCCGGTGCGCACTTGTGTGGGATGTCGTGGTCGCGGGTTCAGGTCCGATCTGCTCCGGGTGGTGTTCCGTCCGGGGCGGGAGGCGAAAGCAGGCGTGAGCGCTCCGCATGATGCGGCTGCCGCGAGCGTCGTCCCCGACCCGCGGCGCAGGCTGCCGGGCCGCGGAGCGTGGATCCACCCCGCCTGGGAGTGCATGCGCGCTGCGGAGCGGCGGCGTGCATTCGCCCGGGCCTTGCGTGTACGGGGAAACCCGGACACGCGCCCGCTGGTCGAGTACATGGCGCAGACGGTGCCGGTGCGCGACGGGGCGGACGGTCGGTGA
- the nusA gene encoding transcription termination factor NusA, producing the protein MNIDLGALNALEQEKEIPRGAILDALRTALLTAYKHTADRHDTRAHPDARIDIDEKTGAVRVLVKETDDDGNLVSEWDDTPEGFGRIAATTARQVILQRLRDAENEKTYGEFSAREGEIVGGVVQRDSGANARGMVVVRIGDDTGAVEGILPQAEQVPGETYEHGDRIKCYVVGVSLGQRGPQISLSRTHPNLVRKLFALEVPEIDRGEVEIFSVAREAGHRSKIAVHATADGLNAKGACIGPVGQRVRNVMRELGDEKIDIIDFDEDPAVFVGNALSPSKVVSVTVVDAAAKAARVVVPDYQLSLAIGKEGQNARLAARLTGWRIDIRSDAEPAVPADGAQQPEASPVTGPDGSVARGSEPGSPLTDPER; encoded by the coding sequence ATGAATATCGATCTGGGTGCGCTCAACGCGCTGGAGCAGGAGAAGGAGATCCCCCGCGGCGCGATCCTCGACGCCCTGCGCACGGCGCTGCTCACGGCGTACAAGCACACGGCCGACCGGCACGACACCCGCGCGCACCCCGATGCGCGCATCGACATCGATGAGAAGACGGGCGCCGTGCGGGTCCTCGTGAAGGAGACCGACGACGACGGCAACCTCGTCTCGGAGTGGGACGACACCCCCGAGGGGTTCGGCCGCATCGCGGCGACGACCGCACGGCAGGTGATCCTGCAGCGCCTGCGGGACGCGGAGAACGAGAAGACCTACGGGGAGTTCTCGGCGCGTGAGGGCGAGATCGTCGGCGGAGTGGTGCAGCGCGATTCCGGGGCGAACGCGCGCGGCATGGTCGTCGTGCGCATCGGCGACGACACCGGCGCGGTGGAGGGCATCCTCCCGCAGGCGGAACAGGTTCCCGGCGAGACGTACGAGCACGGCGACCGCATCAAGTGCTACGTCGTCGGCGTGTCGCTGGGGCAGCGCGGCCCGCAGATCTCCCTGTCCCGCACGCACCCGAACCTCGTCCGCAAGCTGTTCGCATTGGAGGTCCCGGAGATCGACCGCGGCGAGGTCGAGATCTTCTCCGTGGCCAGGGAGGCGGGGCACCGCTCGAAGATCGCCGTGCATGCGACGGCCGACGGTCTCAACGCCAAAGGGGCGTGCATCGGCCCGGTGGGGCAGCGGGTGCGCAACGTCATGCGCGAGCTCGGTGACGAGAAGATCGACATCATCGATTTCGACGAGGATCCGGCGGTGTTCGTCGGCAACGCGCTGTCGCCGTCGAAGGTCGTCTCGGTGACGGTGGTGGATGCGGCGGCGAAGGCGGCGCGCGTGGTCGTCCCCGACTACCAACTGTCCCTCGCGATCGGCAAAGAAGGGCAGAACGCGCGGCTGGCGGCCCGGCTCACCGGCTGGCGGATCGACATCCGCAGCGACGCCGAGCCTGCGGTTCCGGCCGACGGCGCGCAGCAGCCCGAGGCGTCGCCGGTCACCGGTCCGGACGGGAGCGTGGCACGCGGATCCGAGCCGGGTTCGCCACTGACCGATCCGGAGCGGTAG
- the rimP gene encoding ribosome maturation factor RimP, with amino-acid sequence MPVPTREQVMALLTEPVRRDGAEVEDVEVTAAGAKSVVRVILDAEDGLSLDDVVEFTDLVSGVLDGADTGRSPYTLEVTSRGVDRPLTLPRHWRRARGRRAEVRTDEETLIGRVGGLDTAQDPAVVDLVVPGRAGPAVRPITLDRVVRAVVQVEFSKPDPREIALSGGPADTAPDGPQRAVPGTAAKEKDK; translated from the coding sequence ATGCCGGTCCCGACACGCGAGCAGGTGATGGCGCTGCTGACCGAGCCCGTCCGGCGCGATGGGGCGGAGGTGGAGGACGTGGAGGTCACGGCCGCCGGCGCCAAGTCGGTGGTGCGCGTGATCCTCGACGCGGAAGACGGCCTGTCGCTCGACGATGTGGTCGAGTTCACCGACCTGGTCTCCGGGGTGCTCGACGGTGCGGACACGGGGCGGAGCCCGTATACGCTCGAGGTCACCTCACGGGGGGTCGACCGCCCGCTGACACTGCCCCGGCATTGGCGGCGCGCCCGCGGACGCCGCGCGGAGGTCCGCACGGACGAGGAGACGCTGATCGGGCGCGTCGGCGGGCTGGACACCGCGCAGGATCCCGCCGTCGTGGACCTGGTGGTCCCCGGCCGCGCTGGTCCGGCCGTGCGGCCGATCACGTTGGACCGCGTCGTCCGCGCCGTCGTGCAGGTGGAGTTCTCGAAGCCCGACCCGCGGGAGATCGCGCTTTCCGGGGGGCCGGCGGACACGGCGCCCGACGGCCCGCAGCGGGCCGTTCCGGGCACTGCAGCGAAGGAGAAGGACAAATGA
- a CDS encoding ferritin-like domain-containing protein: MTETSTPTSAPVTAAAVTDPAQLTDADITALTSGLGADDAALYAYGTATAFARPDRLPQIAEHAAAHRARREAVIGILTAAGAPVPPSAAGYTLPFPVDDPVSAARLAVAAEHDCAVAWRSALEHADSPGVRDFSATALADAAVRAGKWRVALGTVPATVAFPGTPDA, encoded by the coding sequence GTGACCGAAACCTCCACCCCCACAAGCGCTCCCGTCACCGCCGCGGCGGTGACGGACCCCGCGCAGCTCACCGACGCCGACATCACCGCACTGACGTCCGGCTTGGGCGCCGACGACGCCGCTCTGTACGCGTACGGCACGGCCACCGCGTTCGCGCGGCCCGACCGTCTGCCGCAGATCGCCGAGCACGCCGCCGCGCATCGCGCCCGGCGCGAGGCGGTGATCGGGATCCTCACGGCCGCGGGCGCGCCGGTGCCGCCGTCCGCCGCCGGCTACACGCTGCCGTTCCCGGTGGACGACCCGGTGTCCGCGGCCCGCCTCGCCGTCGCGGCCGAGCACGATTGCGCCGTCGCCTGGCGCTCAGCGCTGGAGCACGCGGACTCCCCCGGCGTCCGCGATTTCTCCGCCACCGCCCTCGCAGACGCCGCGGTCCGGGCCGGAAAATGGCGCGTGGCGCTGGGGACCGTGCCCGCGACGGTGGCCTTCCCCGGCACACCCGACGCCTGA
- a CDS encoding proline--tRNA ligase — MIIRLSHLFLRTLRDDPADAEVASHKLLVRAGYVRRIAPGVYSWLPLGLRVLRRVEQVVREEMDGIGAQEISLPALLPRDPYESSHRWTEYGDALFRLQDRKGADYLLGPTHEEMFTLTVKGEYSSYKDFPVTLYQVKEKYRDEERPRAGILRGREFVMKDSYSFDLDDAGLDASYQAHRGAYQRIFDRLGVEYVIVSATSGAMGGSASEEFLAVSEAGEDTYVRCAETGYAANVEAVTTPAPPAREWDDAPAARVLDTPGTETIEALVDWANGAGGVADEYGRPVTAGDTLKNILVKLREPGGEWQLLAVGVPGDREVDGKRLEASLEPAEVAMLDADDFAAHPFLVRGYIGPRALAEHGVRYLVDPRVADGTRWITGADKHGRHAVGLVAGRDFTADGTIEAAEVRDGDPSPDGGGVLRAARGIEIGHIFQLGRKYTDAFAVDVLGENGKPVRPTMGSYGIGISRLVAVLAEQHHDDKGLRWPAEAAPADVHLVIANKDAQAKAGAEELAAALDAAGVTMVLDDRKASPGVKFKDAELLGVPLVVVVGRGWAEGTVELRDRMSGETRTIPAEQAAAEIRAAIGR, encoded by the coding sequence GTGATCATTCGCCTGTCCCACCTGTTCCTGCGCACCTTGCGCGACGATCCCGCCGACGCCGAGGTCGCGAGCCACAAGCTGCTGGTGCGCGCCGGATACGTGCGCCGGATCGCGCCGGGCGTCTACTCATGGCTGCCGCTGGGCCTGCGGGTGCTGCGCAGGGTCGAACAGGTGGTCCGCGAGGAGATGGACGGCATCGGCGCGCAGGAGATCTCGCTGCCCGCGCTGCTGCCGCGCGATCCCTACGAGTCCAGCCATCGCTGGACCGAATACGGCGACGCGCTGTTCCGGCTGCAGGACCGCAAGGGCGCCGACTACCTGCTGGGCCCCACGCACGAGGAGATGTTCACGCTCACGGTCAAGGGCGAGTACAGCTCGTACAAGGACTTCCCGGTCACGCTCTACCAGGTCAAGGAGAAGTACCGTGACGAGGAGCGGCCCCGCGCCGGGATCCTGCGCGGGCGCGAGTTCGTCATGAAGGACTCGTACTCGTTCGACCTCGACGACGCGGGACTGGACGCGTCGTACCAGGCCCACCGGGGGGCGTATCAGCGGATCTTCGACCGCCTCGGCGTCGAGTACGTCATCGTCTCGGCCACCTCGGGCGCGATGGGGGGCAGCGCATCCGAGGAGTTCCTCGCGGTCAGCGAGGCCGGTGAGGACACCTACGTGCGCTGCGCCGAGACGGGATACGCCGCCAACGTCGAGGCCGTCACCACGCCTGCGCCGCCCGCGCGGGAGTGGGACGACGCCCCCGCGGCGCGGGTGCTGGACACCCCCGGCACGGAGACCATCGAGGCCCTCGTCGACTGGGCGAACGGTGCGGGCGGCGTCGCGGATGAGTACGGCCGTCCCGTCACCGCGGGCGACACGCTCAAGAACATCCTGGTCAAGTTGCGCGAGCCGGGCGGTGAGTGGCAGCTGCTGGCGGTGGGCGTCCCCGGCGACCGCGAGGTGGACGGCAAGCGCCTCGAGGCCTCGCTGGAACCGGCCGAGGTGGCGATGCTCGACGCCGACGACTTCGCGGCGCATCCGTTCCTGGTGCGCGGCTACATCGGCCCGCGGGCTCTCGCCGAGCACGGTGTGCGGTACCTGGTCGACCCGCGGGTCGCCGACGGCACCCGGTGGATCACCGGCGCCGACAAACACGGGCGGCACGCGGTGGGCCTGGTGGCCGGCCGTGATTTCACCGCCGACGGCACCATCGAGGCCGCCGAGGTGCGCGACGGCGATCCGTCGCCGGACGGCGGCGGGGTGCTGCGCGCCGCGCGCGGCATCGAGATCGGCCACATCTTCCAGCTGGGGCGCAAGTACACCGACGCCTTCGCCGTGGATGTGCTGGGGGAGAACGGAAAGCCGGTGCGGCCCACGATGGGCTCGTACGGCATCGGGATCTCGCGGCTGGTGGCGGTCCTCGCCGAGCAGCATCACGACGACAAGGGTCTGCGCTGGCCGGCGGAGGCGGCCCCGGCCGACGTGCACCTGGTGATCGCGAACAAGGACGCGCAGGCGAAGGCCGGTGCCGAAGAGCTCGCCGCCGCGCTCGACGCGGCCGGCGTCACGATGGTGCTCGACGACCGCAAGGCCTCGCCGGGCGTCAAGTTCAAGGACGCCGAGCTTCTCGGCGTGCCCCTGGTCGTCGTGGTGGGGCGCGGCTGGGCCGAGGGCACGGTCGAGCTGCGCGACAGGATGAGCGGCGAGACCCGCACGATCCCCGCGGAGCAGGCCGCCGCGGAGATCCGCGCCGCGATAGGCCGCTAG
- the yaaA gene encoding peroxide stress protein YaaA yields the protein MFVLLPPSETKAPGGDGPALDLSTLSLPSLTDTRKRLVTALVELADDPDAAMAALKLGPRQAGEVERDRRLWESPTLPALDRYTGVLFDALDAPSFTDAQRRRAAARLGVGSALFGALRAGDMIPAYRLSAASRLPGMGTLAAQWKPDLAEAIRAAADGGLIVDLRSGGYRALGPVPEAVTATVLTEMPDGTRKVVSHFNKHHKGLLARALATAPAAPSDLDGVAHAAESAGLRAEITGARELAVITA from the coding sequence GTGTTCGTGCTCCTGCCCCCGTCCGAGACCAAGGCCCCCGGCGGCGACGGCCCCGCCCTGGACCTGTCGACGCTGTCCCTGCCCTCCCTGACCGATACCCGCAAACGCCTGGTCACGGCCCTGGTGGAGCTGGCCGACGATCCCGACGCGGCGATGGCGGCGCTCAAGCTCGGCCCGCGGCAGGCCGGGGAGGTCGAGCGCGACCGCCGGCTGTGGGAGTCGCCGACTTTGCCGGCCCTGGACCGCTACACGGGGGTGCTTTTCGACGCGCTCGACGCGCCGTCGTTCACGGACGCGCAACGCCGCCGCGCCGCCGCCCGCCTGGGCGTCGGTTCGGCGCTGTTCGGCGCGCTGCGCGCCGGCGACATGATCCCCGCGTACCGGCTCTCGGCCGCGTCGCGGCTGCCGGGGATGGGCACGCTGGCGGCGCAGTGGAAGCCGGATCTGGCCGAGGCGATCCGCGCCGCGGCGGACGGCGGTTTGATCGTCGATCTGCGCTCGGGCGGGTACCGGGCACTGGGCCCTGTGCCCGAGGCCGTGACCGCCACCGTGCTCACCGAGATGCCGGACGGCACCCGCAAGGTGGTGAGCCACTTCAACAAGCATCACAAGGGGCTGCTGGCCCGCGCGCTGGCCACCGCGCCGGCGGCGCCGTCCGACCTCGACGGGGTGGCGCACGCCGCGGAATCCGCGGGATTGCGCGCGGAGATCACCGGCGCGCGCGAGCTCGCCGTCATCACGGCCTGA
- the cobA gene encoding uroporphyrinogen-III C-methyltransferase, with amino-acid sequence MSRHGVEPAGAAYLAGLHLQGRPVVLVGGGSVAQRRLPLLLESGALVTVVSPRVTAAVEALAAAGRVRHVAREYRDGDLVDAWYVIVATDDSAVNEAASAEAEERRIFCVRSDAGSRGSAVTPATTRHGDATVGVVAHGDHRRSAALRTALRGALQSGLSAAGEGPTAAGVALIGGGPGDPELITVRGRRLLARADVVIADHLAPAELLAELAPGTEVIDASKLPYGRSMQQERINALLIEHARAGRFVARLKGGDPYVFGRGFEELLACAEAGVPVTVVPGITSAFSVPAAADVPVTHRGVAHEVVVVSGHLAPGHADSLVDWDALGRLSGTLVILMGVRRLAEFAEALITAGRPADTPAAIIQEGTTAHQRVVRAPLVEIARRAEEAGVRPPAVTVIGPVVAVGARVGEREQSGA; translated from the coding sequence GTGAGCCGGCACGGCGTGGAGCCCGCCGGCGCGGCCTATCTGGCCGGTCTGCATTTGCAGGGCCGGCCGGTGGTGCTGGTCGGAGGCGGTTCGGTGGCGCAGCGCCGGCTGCCGCTGCTGCTCGAGTCGGGTGCGCTGGTGACGGTGGTCTCGCCCCGGGTGACCGCCGCGGTCGAGGCGCTGGCGGCGGCGGGCCGGGTGCGCCACGTGGCGCGCGAGTACCGCGACGGCGACCTCGTCGACGCCTGGTATGTGATCGTGGCCACCGACGACTCCGCGGTCAATGAGGCCGCCTCCGCCGAGGCGGAGGAGCGCCGGATCTTCTGCGTGCGTTCGGACGCGGGGTCGAGGGGCAGCGCGGTGACGCCCGCGACGACGCGGCACGGCGACGCGACCGTCGGCGTGGTGGCGCACGGCGACCACCGCCGCTCCGCCGCCCTGCGCACGGCGCTGCGCGGCGCGCTGCAGTCGGGCCTGTCCGCCGCGGGCGAAGGACCGACTGCCGCGGGGGTGGCGCTGATCGGCGGCGGTCCCGGCGATCCCGAGCTGATCACTGTGCGCGGGCGGCGGCTGCTCGCGCGCGCCGACGTCGTCATCGCCGACCACCTCGCCCCCGCCGAACTGCTCGCGGAGCTGGCGCCGGGCACCGAGGTGATCGACGCGTCCAAGCTCCCGTACGGCCGGTCGATGCAGCAGGAGCGGATCAACGCGCTCTTGATCGAGCATGCTCGCGCCGGGCGGTTCGTGGCGCGGCTCAAGGGCGGCGACCCGTACGTGTTCGGCCGGGGGTTCGAGGAGCTGCTGGCTTGCGCGGAAGCGGGCGTCCCGGTGACGGTCGTCCCCGGCATCACCAGTGCGTTCTCGGTGCCCGCGGCGGCGGATGTGCCGGTGACGCATCGCGGCGTGGCCCACGAGGTGGTGGTCGTGAGCGGGCATCTGGCCCCCGGCCACGCCGATTCGCTCGTCGACTGGGACGCGCTGGGCAGGCTGTCCGGCACGCTGGTGATCCTCATGGGCGTGCGCAGGCTGGCGGAGTTCGCGGAGGCGCTCATCACGGCCGGGCGTCCCGCGGACACGCCCGCGGCGATCATTCAAGAGGGCACGACGGCGCATCAGCGGGTGGTGCGGGCGCCGCTGGTGGAGATCGCACGACGCGCCGAGGAGGCCGGGGTGCGGCCGCCGGCGGTCACCGTGATCGGCCCGGTGGTGGCCGTCGGTGCACGTGTCGGCGAGCGGGAGCAGTCCGGCGCTTGA
- the mqo gene encoding malate dehydrogenase (quinone) yields MKTDVVLVGAGIMSATLGVLLRQLQPEWSITLVEKLDAAGAESSDPWNNAGTGHSALCELNYTPQAADGSVDITKAVGVNEKFQISRQFWSYAVERGILPEPREFINPIPHMSFVHGADDVEYLGKRYEALAGHPLFQGMEFSTSEDEFSRRLPLMARGRDFSDPVAINWTDAGTDVNFGALSKQLLANLGRDGATLTFGTKVTGLKQLSDGSWKVGVRNLRSREEYSINARFVFVGAGGGALPLLQKSGIPEAKGYGGFPVSGEFLRCSNDELIAQHAAKVYGKAGVGAPPMSVPHLDTRVIGGKRGLLYGPYAGWSPKFLKSGKFTDLPLSVKPNNLMSMVGVGLTEFGLTKYLIGELAKSEEGRIETLAAFVPDARSEDWELITAGQRVQVIKRNGMGGTLEFGTAVLNSADGTIAGLLGASPGASTAVHAMLDVLERCFPKRFAGWQSKLKEMVPSLGVSLADDKALFDEVWKWTDSALQLDVPAPTPAQPAGV; encoded by the coding sequence GTGAAGACCGACGTCGTCCTCGTCGGGGCGGGCATCATGAGCGCGACGTTGGGCGTGTTGCTGCGGCAGTTGCAGCCCGAGTGGTCGATCACGCTCGTCGAGAAGCTCGACGCCGCCGGCGCCGAGAGCAGTGATCCCTGGAACAACGCGGGCACCGGCCATTCGGCACTGTGCGAACTCAACTACACCCCGCAGGCGGCGGACGGCTCGGTGGACATCACCAAGGCGGTCGGCGTCAACGAGAAGTTCCAGATCTCGCGCCAGTTCTGGTCCTACGCGGTGGAGCGCGGAATCCTTCCGGAGCCGCGCGAGTTCATCAACCCCATCCCGCACATGAGCTTCGTCCACGGCGCGGACGACGTGGAATACCTGGGCAAGCGGTACGAGGCCCTCGCCGGGCACCCCCTGTTCCAGGGCATGGAGTTCTCCACCAGCGAGGACGAGTTCTCGCGCCGCCTGCCGCTGATGGCGCGGGGCCGCGACTTCTCCGACCCGGTCGCGATCAACTGGACCGACGCGGGCACCGACGTGAACTTCGGCGCGCTCAGCAAGCAGCTGCTGGCGAACCTGGGCCGCGACGGTGCCACGCTCACTTTCGGTACCAAGGTGACGGGGCTGAAGCAGCTCTCCGACGGAAGCTGGAAGGTGGGCGTGCGCAACCTGCGCAGCCGCGAGGAGTACTCGATCAACGCGCGGTTCGTCTTCGTCGGCGCGGGCGGTGGAGCGCTCCCGCTGCTGCAGAAGTCCGGCATCCCGGAGGCCAAGGGGTACGGCGGATTCCCCGTCAGCGGCGAGTTCCTGCGCTGCAGCAACGACGAGCTCATCGCCCAGCACGCCGCCAAGGTGTACGGCAAGGCGGGCGTCGGTGCGCCGCCGATGTCCGTGCCGCACTTGGACACCCGCGTGATTGGCGGAAAGCGCGGGCTGCTGTACGGCCCCTACGCGGGCTGGTCGCCGAAGTTCCTCAAGAGCGGAAAGTTCACCGACTTGCCGCTGTCGGTCAAGCCGAACAACCTCATGTCGATGGTGGGCGTGGGGCTGACGGAGTTCGGTCTGACCAAGTACCTCATCGGCGAGCTCGCCAAGTCCGAGGAGGGGCGCATCGAGACGCTCGCGGCCTTCGTACCCGATGCCCGGTCCGAGGACTGGGAGCTCATCACCGCAGGCCAGCGCGTGCAGGTGATCAAGCGCAACGGCATGGGCGGAACGCTCGAGTTCGGCACTGCAGTCCTCAACTCGGCGGACGGCACCATCGCCGGCCTGCTGGGCGCCTCGCCGGGCGCGTCGACGGCCGTGCACGCGATGCTCGACGTCCTCGAGCGGTGCTTCCCCAAGCGGTTTGCAGGCTGGCAGTCCAAGCTCAAGGAGATGGTGCCGTCGCTGGGCGTATCGCTCGCGGACGACAAAGCACTGTTCGACGAGGTCTGGAAGTGGACCGACTCCGCGCTCCAGCTGGACGTGCCGGCGCCGACGCCGGCCCAGCCCGCCGGTGTCTGA